Proteins encoded by one window of Sardina pilchardus chromosome 7, fSarPil1.1, whole genome shotgun sequence:
- the LOC134087016 gene encoding uncharacterized protein LOC134087016, with the protein MALHQLVLFFLFLHCGRSDCQKIRAVYVQKGQSAIIPCLYEKEHENDTKLWCKEVDPSKCAAGVSISDDITQRIFTVNMTNIRHEDAGRYCCTVKPKTKQHQTKGCTRITISNNITGRPMLSVLNPMISEYESGTASVLFQHSFPPGSKRLFCQLAGECVGWDSDSGSLNAMAVMLSDVTDGELKVTLSGLQRKNTGWYVCDVWGFQTPVHLNVTSVRTTPATESPVTTAPNTDQCGMVRSDVLVPVRVVVFLFLVLCGATVCVVQWRRGRPMLSVLNPMIIGYESGTASVLFQHSFPPKDKRQFCQLAGECVGWDSDSGSLNGMAVMLTGGTDGKVKVTLSGLQRNNTGWYVFSVGGYQIPVHLNVTGTRPTPVTGSPETHSTDTTAPNTDQHGMVEVLVPIIVAVLVLIVLCAAAVVLLRWRRGKTEAPQQAAANANSASADPEVVYADVMSRKMSPKHASPAEPSDQVTYSTLRTHMRSVGEDTNSNDLTYGNIIPKSKRKERKGKVSAAQDLYSEVRVHHK; encoded by the exons ACTGCCAGAAGATCAGAGCTGTGTATGTACAGAAGGGCCAGTCAGCCATCATCCCCTGCCTGTATGAGAAGGAACATGAAAATGATACAAAGCTCTGGTGTAAGGAAGTTGATCCGTCTAagtgtgctgctggtgtgtccATTTCTGATGACATCACACAAAGAATCTTCACTGTGAACATGACGAACATCAGACATGAAGATGCTGGTCGCTATTGTTGCACTGTTAAACCCAAAACAAAGCAACATCAAACAAAAGGCTGCACACGAATAACAATATCTAACAATATAACAG GTCGTCCAATGCTGTCCGTACTCAACCCCATGATAAGTGAGTATGAGAGTGGGACTGCCTCTGTCCTCTTCCAGCACAGTTTCCCCCCTGGATCCAAGAGGCTGTTCTGTCAGCTagcaggggagtgtgtgggatGGGACTCTGACTCTGGATCTTTGAATGCGATGGCAGTGATGCTGAGTGATGTCACAGATGGAGAGTTGAAAGTGACTCTCAGTGGCCTGCAGAGGAAGAACACAGgctggtatgtgtgtgatgtctgggGATTTCAGACACCTGTTCACCTCAACGTGACTAGCGTCAGAACAACCCCAG CAACAGAATCTCCTGTCACGACTGCTCCCAACACTGATCAATGTGGAAT GGTGAGGAGTGATGTGCTAGTCCCAGTccgtgttgttgtgtttttgttcctGGTGCTTTGTggtgctacagtgtgtgtggtccaatGGAGACGAG GTCGTCCAATGCTGTCCGTACTCAACCCCATGATAATTGGGTATGAGAGTGGGACTGCCTCTGTCCTCTTCCAGCACAGTTTCCCTCCTAAAGACAAGAGGCAGTTCTGCCAGCTagcaggggagtgtgtgggtTGGGACTCTGACTCTGGATCTTTGAATGGGATGGCAGTGATGCTGACTGGTGGCACAGATGGAAAGGTGAAAGTGACTCTCAGTGGCCTGCAGAGGAACAACACAGGCTGGTATGTGTTCTCTGTTGGGGGATATCAGATACCTGTTCACCTCAACGTGACTGGCACAAGACCAACTCCAG TAACAGGATCTCctgagacacacagcacagacacaactgCTCCCAACACTGACCAACATGGAAT GGTTGAGGTGCTAGTCCCAATCATTGTTGCTGTGTTGGTGCTCATCGTGCTTTGTGCTGCTGCAGTGGTTCTGCTCCGATGGAGACGAG GAAAGACAGAGGCACCTCAACAAGCTGCAGCCAACGCAAACTCAGCT TCAGCTGATCCTGAGGTCGTATACGCTGATGTGATGAGCAGGAAGATGTCACCGAAACATGCT AGTCCTGCAGAACCCTCTGATCAAGTGACATACAGCACTCTCAGAACTCACATGAGG tcagTTGGTGAAGATACTAATTCCAATGATCTGACGTATGGAAACATCATACCTAAATCtaagagaaaggaaaggaaaggcaaG GTCTCTGCAGCTCAAGATCTTTACAGTGAAGTCCGAGTTCACCACAAATAA